From Stigmatella erecta, one genomic window encodes:
- a CDS encoding Wall-associated protein precursor encodes MKTVYGTTQAGTARLKEEAQAKEDAEFAEAAEAIGEAAPEPPNCQGQNHHVISRPIAEKLKDHETLSGLYAPRDERYVAKAKNKESHCGYQHWHRDLDLEVIKWLRANNKATPEQFEAFLREIYKRPDMIKRFPRGFGPAI; translated from the coding sequence GTGAAGACGGTCTATGGGACGACGCAAGCCGGAACGGCGAGACTTAAAGAAGAAGCCCAAGCGAAAGAGGACGCCGAGTTTGCCGAAGCTGCCGAAGCCATAGGAGAAGCCGCGCCTGAGCCCCCCAACTGCCAGGGGCAAAATCATCACGTCATCTCCAGGCCTATCGCCGAGAAGCTGAAGGATCATGAAACCCTCAGCGGACTTTACGCGCCAAGGGATGAGCGCTACGTGGCCAAGGCGAAGAACAAAGAATCACACTGCGGTTACCAGCACTGGCACCGCGATTTGGACCTGGAGGTCATCAAGTGGCTCAGGGCCAACAACAAGGCGACGCCAGAACAGTTTGAAGCGTTCTTGCGCGAGATCTACAAACGCCCAGACATGATCAAGAGGTTTCCCCGTGGCTTCGGACCTGCCATCTGA
- a CDS encoding imm11 family protein, with product MASDLPSDPRFFVLEANAGGVHDTQFDRVEPINRGNAPHCPKCGDPIGMKEWLPPYRVTLELYGKDLGDFADGAGGNSFLLSERMAGAFRTEGLTGLLGFAPVEVVGVRRKRKGSNPVAVPRYFAVTPCLGHAAVDEARSRIRRSGPVTCPECLSSGMDSVHGFALDVGTWQGEDVFRPRGKQGSILSSERFAEFVKQHGFTNVKLIPTEEYVWDPLRKGPAASP from the coding sequence GTGGCTTCGGACCTGCCATCTGATCCGCGCTTCTTCGTGCTTGAGGCCAATGCCGGGGGAGTTCATGACACTCAGTTTGACAGGGTTGAGCCCATCAACCGTGGCAATGCCCCCCATTGCCCCAAATGTGGCGATCCCATCGGCATGAAGGAGTGGTTGCCACCCTACCGTGTCACCCTGGAACTGTATGGCAAAGACCTGGGTGACTTCGCCGATGGGGCGGGTGGTAACAGCTTCCTCCTCTCTGAACGAATGGCGGGGGCATTCCGGACGGAAGGGCTGACTGGGCTTCTGGGGTTCGCCCCCGTCGAGGTTGTGGGAGTCCGCAGGAAACGCAAGGGCTCCAATCCGGTTGCCGTGCCTCGCTACTTTGCTGTCACGCCCTGCCTCGGCCACGCTGCCGTGGATGAGGCGCGCAGCCGCATCCGCCGATCAGGGCCCGTGACATGTCCCGAGTGCCTCTCTTCCGGGATGGACTCTGTTCATGGCTTCGCCCTGGATGTGGGAACTTGGCAGGGAGAGGACGTGTTCCGCCCACGTGGCAAGCAGGGCAGCATTCTTAGTTCCGAGCGCTTCGCTGAGTTCGTCAAGCAGCACGGCTTCACAAACGTGAAGCTCATCCCCACGGAAGAGTACGTTTGGGACCCGCTCCGCAAGGGTCCA
- a CDS encoding SRPBCC family protein, producing MNTSNKSVKVSTPSDREIRTERVFPSPRERVWKALTDPALLARWWGRGNKLVIEKFEPERGGHWRFVEHAADGAHGFEGRFREVVAPERIVRTFEWDGMPGHVCVETMTLENLGNGQTRVVSVSLFHTQEDRDGMLGSDMETGLSQSYAALDQVLATLTAA from the coding sequence GTGAATACGTCCAACAAGTCCGTGAAGGTGAGCACCCCCTCTGACCGGGAGATCCGCACCGAGCGCGTCTTCCCATCCCCCCGCGAGCGTGTGTGGAAGGCGCTGACGGACCCTGCGCTGCTCGCGCGGTGGTGGGGCCGTGGCAACAAGCTCGTCATCGAGAAGTTCGAGCCCGAGCGCGGTGGCCACTGGCGCTTCGTGGAGCACGCCGCCGATGGCGCGCATGGCTTCGAGGGCCGGTTCCGCGAGGTGGTGGCCCCCGAGCGCATCGTCCGCACCTTCGAGTGGGACGGCATGCCCGGCCACGTGTGCGTCGAGACGATGACGCTGGAAAACCTGGGCAACGGCCAGACGCGCGTCGTCTCGGTGTCGCTATTCCATACCCAGGAGGATCGCGACGGGATGCTGGGCTCGGACATGGAGACGGGCCTCAGCCAGAGCTACGCGGCGCTCGACCAGGTGCTCGCCACGCTGACGGCGGCCTAA